The proteins below come from a single Streptococcus hyointestinalis genomic window:
- a CDS encoding DUF1273 domain-containing protein produces MTAVLISGYKSFELGIFADSDPKLAIIKRAIRKDLIHFLDEGTDWFIFMGNLGFEYWALEVAKDLKEEGYEFSMATLFPFENHGSNWNEANQEKLQAFKNVDFIKFSYPHYDNPSQFTNHNRFAISNTDEAYLFYDEELETNLKYLLELMKNEANYPITYLTFDRLNEIAQEE; encoded by the coding sequence ATGACTGCAGTTTTAATTTCGGGCTATAAAAGTTTTGAGTTGGGGATCTTTGCAGATAGCGACCCCAAGCTTGCGATTATTAAGCGAGCGATACGAAAAGACCTCATTCATTTTTTGGATGAGGGGACGGACTGGTTCATTTTTATGGGCAATCTCGGCTTTGAGTATTGGGCACTTGAGGTGGCAAAGGATTTAAAAGAGGAAGGTTATGAGTTTAGTATGGCAACACTATTTCCTTTTGAAAATCATGGCAGCAACTGGAATGAAGCTAATCAAGAAAAGTTACAAGCTTTCAAAAACGTTGATTTTATTAAGTTTTCGTATCCTCACTATGACAACCCAAGCCAATTTACCAACCATAATCGCTTTGCGATTAGTAACACCGACGAGGCTTATCTTTTTTACGATGAGGAGCTAGAGACTAATCTCAAGTACCTTTTAGAGCTGATGAAAAATGAAGCAAACTACCCAATTACGTATCTGACCTTTGACCGGTTAAATGAAATCGCACAAGAAGAATAA
- a CDS encoding IS30 family transposase, producing the protein MKNKHLTLSDRNDIQIGIEQLKTFSAIATKLGKDPSTISKEVRRNRVVKENSVTSNCEACPLLKKAPYVCNACPKKRCNCGYQKQFYYAKRAQLDYEAKLSDSRTGVALNKEEFYRMDEIVSSAIKKGQHLNHIIASNELSASRASIYRYLEKGYLSTKPIDFPRVVKFRKRRTRNLQPIPKTAREGRSYEDFQGFLTKNDISYWLEMDTVTGRIGGKVLLTFNLSYCNFIFARLLDNKTANEVAKHLYAIKNDLHQKEMSFCELFPVILTDNGGEFARVDDIEMDVRGESKLFFCDPNHSDQKGRIEKNHTLIRDILPKGTSFDNLTQDDINLVCSHVNSVKRASFNGKSAYELFTFTYGEEVATLLGISKIDPENVIQSPRLLDK; encoded by the coding sequence ATGAAAAACAAACACTTAACTCTCTCTGATCGCAACGATATTCAAATAGGAATCGAACAGCTAAAAACCTTCTCAGCTATCGCTACTAAGCTAGGTAAAGACCCGTCTACAATCTCAAAAGAAGTTCGCAGAAATCGAGTGGTTAAAGAAAATTCTGTGACATCCAATTGTGAGGCCTGCCCTCTACTCAAAAAGGCTCCTTACGTTTGTAATGCCTGTCCGAAAAAGAGATGCAATTGTGGATACCAGAAACAGTTCTACTACGCAAAAAGAGCTCAGCTGGATTATGAAGCTAAGCTCTCAGATTCGAGAACAGGTGTTGCCCTAAACAAGGAAGAATTCTATCGCATGGACGAGATTGTCTCTTCTGCCATCAAAAAAGGACAACACCTCAACCACATCATCGCCTCAAATGAACTTTCGGCATCCAGAGCTTCTATCTACAGATACCTTGAAAAGGGCTATCTGTCCACAAAGCCTATTGATTTCCCCCGTGTCGTGAAATTCAGAAAGCGGAGAACCAGAAATCTCCAACCCATTCCTAAAACTGCTAGAGAAGGACGGTCTTACGAGGACTTCCAAGGCTTTCTTACTAAGAATGATATCAGCTACTGGCTGGAAATGGACACCGTTACTGGAAGGATTGGAGGAAAGGTACTTCTCACTTTTAACCTCTCCTACTGCAACTTTATTTTCGCTCGGTTACTGGATAATAAAACAGCTAATGAGGTCGCTAAACACCTCTACGCTATCAAGAATGACCTACACCAGAAAGAGATGAGCTTCTGCGAACTATTCCCTGTCATTCTGACCGATAATGGCGGTGAATTCGCTAGAGTAGACGATATCGAAATGGATGTTCGTGGAGAATCTAAACTCTTCTTCTGTGACCCAAATCATTCTGACCAGAAGGGGAGAATTGAGAAAAATCACACGCTTATCAGAGATATTCTCCCTAAAGGAACTAGCTTCGATAACTTGACACAGGATGACATCAACCTAGTTTGTTCACATGTCAACAGCGTCAAACGAGCTTCTTTCAACGGAAAATCGGCTTATGAACTCTTTACATTTACCTACGGTGAGGAAGTGGCAACACTTCTCGGTATCTCTAAAATTGACCCTGAAAACGTCATCCAATCACCTCGATTATTAGATAAATAA
- the gpsB gene encoding cell division regulator GpsB: MNVKYIPKDIFEKDFKVAMRGYDRSEVDEFLDDVIKDYEAFMAEIERLKAENTNLKKANAEQPKDMASAYRKTNSFYAEQPQAVKSSQTATNLDILKRISRLEKEVFGKQIRE, translated from the coding sequence ATGAATGTGAAATATATCCCCAAGGATATCTTTGAAAAAGACTTTAAGGTTGCCATGCGTGGTTATGACCGCAGCGAAGTAGATGAATTTTTGGATGATGTCATTAAGGACTATGAAGCCTTTATGGCAGAGATTGAACGCTTAAAGGCAGAAAACACCAACCTTAAAAAAGCCAATGCTGAACAACCAAAAGACATGGCTTCAGCTTATCGCAAGACCAATTCTTTCTATGCAGAGCAACCGCAGGCTGTTAAAAGCTCGCAAACTGCGACTAATCTAGATATTTTAAAACGTATTAGTCGTCTTGAAAAGGAAGTCTTTGGCAAACAAATCAGAGAATAA
- a CDS encoding THUMP domain-containing class I SAM-dependent RNA methyltransferase has translation MKEHFNLVATAAAGLEAVVGREVRALGIDCQVDNGKVYFEGDIKTIAKTNLWLRSADRIKIIVGRFPARTFEELFQGVFKLDWENYLPLGATFPIAKAKCVKSKLHNEPSVQAITKKAVVKKLQKVYHRPEGVPLQEIGAEYKIEVSILKDQATIMIDTTGSSLFKRGYRVDKGGAPIKENMAAAILELSNWYPDKPLVDPTCGSGTFCIEAALIGKNIAPGLKRSFAFEQWEWVDKAVLANVRAEAKKAINETIELDISGFDIDTRMVEIAKENAKAAGVDDIVTFKQMRLQDFRTDKIGGVIISNPPYGERLLDDKAVDILYNEMGETFAPLKTWSQFILTSDEQFESKFGRQADKKRKLYNGTLRVDLYQFFGQRVKRQSKTN, from the coding sequence ATGAAAGAACATTTTAATTTAGTAGCAACAGCGGCAGCTGGTTTAGAGGCAGTAGTTGGGCGTGAGGTGAGAGCACTTGGAATTGATTGCCAAGTGGATAATGGCAAGGTTTACTTTGAAGGCGATATTAAGACAATCGCAAAGACCAATCTCTGGCTGCGCTCAGCTGATCGTATCAAGATTATCGTTGGGCGTTTTCCTGCGAGGACTTTTGAGGAGCTGTTCCAAGGTGTCTTTAAGCTAGACTGGGAGAACTACCTGCCGCTAGGTGCGACCTTTCCTATTGCTAAGGCTAAGTGTGTCAAGTCAAAATTGCACAATGAACCCAGTGTGCAAGCCATCACGAAAAAAGCAGTTGTCAAAAAACTGCAAAAGGTTTACCATCGTCCTGAAGGCGTGCCTTTGCAGGAAATCGGAGCAGAATATAAAATCGAAGTGTCTATTCTAAAAGACCAAGCGACTATTATGATTGACACGACTGGCTCTAGTCTCTTTAAGCGTGGCTATCGTGTGGACAAGGGTGGGGCTCCAATCAAGGAAAATATGGCAGCGGCTATCCTAGAGTTGTCCAACTGGTATCCAGACAAACCTTTGGTTGACCCAACTTGTGGTTCAGGGACTTTCTGCATTGAGGCAGCTCTTATCGGCAAAAATATAGCACCGGGTCTCAAGCGCAGCTTTGCTTTTGAACAGTGGGAATGGGTCGATAAAGCTGTCCTAGCTAATGTGCGTGCTGAAGCTAAAAAAGCCATCAATGAGACGATTGAGCTTGATATTTCAGGCTTTGATATTGATACACGCATGGTTGAGATTGCCAAGGAAAATGCCAAGGCAGCTGGTGTTGATGATATTGTCACTTTCAAGCAAATGCGTTTGCAGGACTTTAGGACAGATAAGATTGGTGGTGTCATCATCTCCAATCCGCCATACGGTGAGCGCTTACTTGATGACAAAGCAGTGGATATTTTGTATAATGAAATGGGTGAAACCTTTGCCCCATTGAAGACTTGGAGTCAGTTTATTTTGACTAGCGATGAGCAGTTTGAGTCAAAATTTGGACGCCAAGCAGATAAGAAACGCAAACTCTACAATGGAACCTTGAGAGTAGATTTGTATCAATTCTTTGGGCAACGGGTTAAGCGACAAAGCAAAACGAACTAG
- a CDS encoding cell division site-positioning protein MapZ family protein: MTKDTDKQPESKQPDGIDFEKAQQMTVGEAARAEADMKAGITEEDGVLDRYIKQHRDEVTAEKFDTKVAELEQLDTASLDEFIEKKKQELQELEEIEAQSQKEETASSEEVPQPPVEETPVIDEIEVTPLVKNEAKEEVAQEEIVLSPEENFVEEDNQKRSRHIVWGGLIVLVLAIIAFCFTWFSNNKNQTTSTSTSSTTKTSTSTSSSTSAKAAKEANSAFTKAYDAFFTDNTQTALKNSQFDQLSDLKTKLDALKNTSYYKAAKGKYDSLEAQIKAIQVVNAKFDSARVVDGSQTDATVKSDANFDDLASSTLNTGNSTLDKLLQAAVTDGRAQLTSAQETAAQAATSADTTTQSAAATDTTQAQASTDSTQATSGQTVSAASSYGITNYDPAILQRNRSRVPYDFSKIADSSNSAWTFNPGVLEKILEISRQRGYITGNNFILERVNIINGNGYYNMFKPDGTYLFSINDKTGYFVGNAAGRSDALDY, encoded by the coding sequence GTGACAAAAGACACTGATAAACAACCAGAAAGCAAGCAACCTGATGGCATTGACTTTGAAAAAGCACAGCAAATGACGGTCGGTGAGGCAGCTAGAGCAGAAGCGGACATGAAAGCAGGCATCACCGAAGAAGACGGTGTGTTAGACCGCTACATCAAACAGCACCGTGATGAGGTAACCGCAGAAAAGTTTGATACCAAAGTGGCAGAGCTTGAGCAGTTAGATACAGCTTCACTTGATGAGTTTATCGAAAAGAAAAAACAAGAATTACAAGAACTCGAAGAGATTGAAGCGCAAAGCCAAAAAGAAGAGACTGCTTCTAGCGAGGAAGTGCCTCAACCACCAGTTGAGGAGACTCCTGTCATTGACGAGATAGAAGTCACACCGCTTGTGAAAAACGAAGCGAAAGAAGAAGTGGCTCAAGAGGAAATAGTACTTTCACCAGAGGAAAACTTTGTTGAAGAGGACAATCAAAAACGCTCTCGTCATATTGTCTGGGGCGGCTTGATTGTCTTGGTTCTAGCGATCATCGCTTTTTGCTTCACATGGTTTAGTAATAATAAAAACCAAACAACAAGTACTAGCACGTCATCAACGACCAAAACCAGCACAAGCACATCAAGCTCAACAAGTGCTAAGGCGGCTAAAGAAGCTAACAGCGCCTTTACAAAAGCTTATGACGCTTTCTTTACAGACAATACGCAAACAGCTCTCAAAAACAGCCAGTTTGACCAACTGTCAGATTTAAAGACCAAGCTAGACGCTTTGAAAAATACCAGTTATTACAAGGCTGCTAAGGGCAAATACGACAGTTTAGAAGCGCAAATCAAGGCTATTCAAGTGGTGAATGCTAAGTTTGACTCTGCTAGAGTTGTTGATGGTAGTCAGACAGACGCTACTGTCAAGTCAGATGCGAACTTTGATGATTTGGCTAGCAGCACGCTAAATACAGGCAACAGCACGCTTGACAAGCTCTTGCAGGCAGCTGTTACCGATGGACGTGCGCAATTAACCAGCGCTCAAGAAACAGCAGCTCAAGCAGCAACGTCAGCTGATACGACAACACAAAGTGCAGCCGCAACAGATACAACGCAAGCACAAGCTTCAACAGACAGCACTCAAGCAACAAGTGGACAAACGGTATCTGCAGCGTCAAGCTATGGTATCACCAACTACGACCCTGCGATCTTGCAACGTAACCGTAGCCGTGTACCATACGACTTTAGCAAGATTGCAGATAGCTCAAACTCTGCTTGGACATTTAATCCAGGTGTGCTTGAGAAGATTTTGGAGATTTCACGCCAACGTGGCTACATCACAGGCAATAACTTTATCTTGGAGCGTGTCAATATCATCAACGGCAATGGTTATTACAACATGTTTAAACCTGACGGAACTTATCTCTTCTCTATCAATGATAAGACAGGTTACTTTGTCGGAAATGCCGCTGGTCGCTCTGACGCACTCGATTATTAA
- a CDS encoding S-ribosylhomocysteine lyase, with protein MSKDVIVESFELDHTAVKAPYVRLISEEVGPKGDIITNFDIRLVQPNENAIPTAGLHTIEHLLAKLIRTRIDGMIDCSPFGCRTGFHMIMWGRHTSTEIAKVITSSLEEIANVTSWEDVPGTTIESCGNYKDHSLFSAKEWAKLILSEGISDDPFNRHVV; from the coding sequence ATGTCAAAAGACGTTATCGTTGAGAGTTTTGAGCTAGATCATACTGCCGTTAAAGCGCCTTATGTGCGTTTGATTTCTGAGGAAGTGGGACCAAAAGGAGACATTATCACAAACTTTGATATTCGCCTCGTTCAGCCAAACGAAAATGCTATCCCTACGGCTGGGCTTCATACCATTGAGCACTTGTTAGCAAAACTCATTCGCACACGCATTGATGGGATGATTGACTGCTCGCCCTTTGGTTGCCGTACTGGTTTTCATATGATTATGTGGGGACGACACACCAGCACTGAGATCGCAAAAGTCATCACCTCAAGCCTAGAAGAAATTGCTAATGTCACGTCTTGGGAGGATGTGCCAGGAACTACTATCGAGTCTTGTGGTAACTACAAAGACCACAGCCTCTTTTCCGCTAAAGAATGGGCAAAACTCATCCTTTCAGAAGGCATTTCAGACGACCCATTTAACCGCCACGTGGTTTAA
- a CDS encoding ribonuclease Y, with protein MLNVIIAVVCALIGLIIGYAVIMMRLKASQDAAEQTLLNAEQEAVNVRSKAELEAEHIRQSAERDSRAQKKEYLLEAKEEARKYREDVDREFKSERQELKQMETRLTERATTLDRKDEKLSDREKLLGSKEQSLTDRTRHIDEREKQVATLEEQKHQELERLAELTKDEARQLILDRTEEGLTHEIAGRIREAERDIKERSTKIAKNLLAQAMQRLAGNFVPEQTVTTVHLPDDSMKGRIIGREGRNIRTLESLTGIDIIIDDTPEVVVLSGFDPIRREIARMTLEMLIQDGRIHPARIEELVEKNRLEMDERIREYGESAAFEVGAPNLHPDLIKIMGRLQFRTSYGQNVLRHSVEVAKLAGLLAGELGENVDLARRAGFLHDMGKAVDKEIEGSHVEIGAEMARKYKEHPVVVNAIASHHGDVEPETVIAVLVAVADSLSSARPGARNESIENYIKRLRDLEDIANSFDGVQNSFALQAGREIRIMVRPDKISDDEMVILSHKVRKKIENNLDYPGNIKVTLIREARAITYAK; from the coding sequence ATGCTTAATGTTATCATTGCTGTTGTTTGTGCCCTCATTGGTTTGATTATTGGTTATGCGGTGATTATGATGCGTCTTAAAGCGTCGCAAGACGCCGCAGAGCAAACTCTTTTAAATGCTGAACAAGAAGCTGTCAATGTTCGCAGTAAAGCTGAGCTGGAAGCAGAGCACATTCGCCAGTCAGCAGAGCGTGACAGCAGAGCCCAAAAGAAAGAATATCTCTTAGAAGCAAAAGAAGAGGCTAGGAAGTATCGTGAAGACGTCGATAGAGAGTTCAAGTCTGAAAGACAGGAGTTAAAGCAAATGGAGACACGCTTGACAGAGCGTGCAACAACTCTTGATCGAAAAGATGAAAAGCTCTCCGATCGTGAAAAGCTCCTTGGAAGCAAGGAGCAGAGTCTAACAGATCGTACTAGACATATTGATGAGCGTGAAAAACAAGTTGCAACATTAGAAGAACAAAAGCATCAAGAACTGGAACGCTTGGCAGAACTCACAAAGGACGAGGCTCGTCAGCTTATTTTAGATAGGACTGAGGAGGGGCTTACGCATGAGATTGCGGGGCGTATTCGTGAGGCAGAGCGTGACATTAAGGAGCGCTCAACAAAGATTGCTAAAAATCTGCTAGCGCAAGCCATGCAACGTCTAGCTGGCAACTTTGTGCCTGAGCAGACAGTCACTACAGTCCATCTTCCTGATGATAGCATGAAAGGGCGTATCATTGGGCGTGAGGGGCGCAATATCAGAACGCTTGAGAGCTTGACAGGTATTGACATCATCATCGATGACACGCCTGAGGTGGTTGTTTTATCTGGGTTTGACCCGATTCGTCGTGAGATTGCTCGCATGACACTTGAAATGCTTATTCAGGATGGGCGCATTCACCCAGCTCGCATTGAAGAGTTGGTGGAGAAGAACCGCTTGGAGATGGATGAGCGCATTCGTGAGTACGGTGAGTCCGCCGCTTTTGAGGTGGGAGCACCCAACTTGCACCCAGACTTGATTAAGATTATGGGGCGTCTGCAATTTCGTACCAGCTATGGGCAAAATGTCCTTCGTCACTCTGTTGAGGTTGCAAAGCTTGCTGGTTTACTTGCTGGTGAGCTTGGTGAAAATGTAGATCTTGCTAGACGTGCTGGTTTCCTACATGATATGGGAAAAGCTGTCGATAAAGAAATCGAAGGCAGTCACGTGGAGATTGGTGCAGAGATGGCACGCAAGTACAAGGAACACCCAGTTGTGGTCAATGCTATTGCCAGCCACCACGGTGATGTTGAGCCTGAGACGGTGATTGCTGTGCTTGTCGCTGTAGCGGACTCGCTCAGCTCAGCCCGTCCCGGTGCCAGAAACGAGTCTATCGAAAACTACATCAAGCGTCTACGTGACCTTGAGGACATTGCCAATAGTTTTGATGGGGTTCAAAACAGCTTTGCTCTTCAAGCTGGACGTGAAATTCGTATCATGGTGCGTCCAGATAAGATTTCCGATGATGAGATGGTGATTTTGTCGCATAAAGTGCGCAAGAAAATCGAAAATAATCTCGACTATCCAGGTAATATCAAAGTCACCCTTATCCGTGAGGCACGTGCCATTACTTATGCAAAATAA
- a CDS encoding ABC transporter ATP-binding protein has protein sequence MIRVESLNKAVADKSILKDISFQIEDGECVALIGPNGAGKTTLMSCLLGDVKTTGGKIRILGQSPQAKGLKSKVTVLFQENLVQEKMKVRELIAFQKAIYKDTLSDEEIRALLRFSDKQYDSFASTLSGGQKRLLQFVLILIGKPDILFLDEPTAGMDTATRQYFWRLIDDLKAQDKTIIYSSHYIEEVEQTADRVLVLKEGQLLRDTTPYALKKEKRQKIFTVPISYRNLLERIDDASAIEERRDNISFTSSQVDLVWHLLEEAKCPIADIEMTNRSLMDSIFNDGSVK, from the coding sequence ATGATTCGTGTAGAAAGTTTAAACAAAGCAGTAGCAGATAAGAGCATTTTAAAAGACATCAGTTTTCAGATTGAAGACGGAGAGTGCGTGGCGCTCATTGGACCAAATGGTGCTGGAAAGACCACTCTCATGTCCTGTCTTTTAGGCGATGTCAAGACGACAGGTGGCAAGATTCGTATCCTCGGACAGTCGCCACAGGCAAAGGGCTTAAAGTCAAAAGTGACCGTCCTTTTTCAGGAAAATCTGGTTCAAGAAAAAATGAAGGTGCGTGAGCTCATCGCTTTTCAAAAAGCCATCTACAAGGACACCCTCTCTGATGAGGAGATAAGAGCCTTGCTGCGTTTTTCAGACAAGCAGTATGACAGTTTTGCAAGTACTCTATCTGGCGGGCAAAAGCGCTTGTTGCAGTTTGTTTTGATTTTGATTGGAAAGCCAGATATTCTCTTTTTAGATGAGCCGACAGCAGGCATGGATACGGCGACACGTCAGTATTTTTGGCGTTTGATTGACGACTTGAAAGCGCAAGATAAAACCATTATCTACTCTTCTCACTATATCGAGGAGGTGGAGCAGACGGCAGATAGAGTGCTAGTTCTAAAAGAGGGGCAGTTGCTTCGTGACACGACACCGTATGCCCTCAAAAAAGAAAAGCGTCAGAAAATCTTTACGGTGCCCATTAGCTACCGCAATTTGCTAGAGAGGATAGATGACGCCTCGGCTATTGAGGAAAGAAGGGACAATATCAGCTTTACAAGCAGTCAGGTCGATCTGGTCTGGCATTTGCTTGAAGAAGCAAAATGTCCGATTGCTGATATCGAGATGACCAATCGTAGTTTGATGGATAGTATTTTTAATGATGGGAGTGTGAAATGA
- a CDS encoding ABC transporter permease, which produces MTMFKALMWNEWLLTKRGLTSLVMAIALPSCFFLFFSQGVGTSPAEQTVLRDYLMTMTAFASLSLAFFTLPFSLVEDRKTNRLRLLKHTPVPMPLYYFAKMLRIILFYLVAIVVSFSVGHFVRGVDLPTSEWLLSAALLMFAMLCFLPFGLLLSTVKSSETMSAVGNLLYIGLAMLGGMWMSLTMFPDWLQAISKCTPTYHFYHLVTSYLKNGTIINTSFFVLIAYALGAMLLLFWTSQKKEFGDR; this is translated from the coding sequence ATGACGATGTTTAAAGCTTTGATGTGGAATGAATGGTTGTTAACCAAACGAGGACTTACTTCTCTTGTGATGGCGATTGCTTTGCCATCTTGTTTCTTTCTCTTTTTCTCGCAGGGAGTTGGGACGAGCCCAGCTGAGCAAACCGTTTTACGAGACTATCTGATGACGATGACAGCCTTTGCGAGTCTCAGTCTTGCTTTTTTCACTCTGCCTTTTTCTCTAGTAGAGGATAGAAAAACCAACCGCCTGCGCCTCTTAAAGCACACGCCAGTTCCTATGCCGCTTTACTATTTTGCTAAGATGTTGCGGATTATTCTCTTTTACCTTGTAGCGATTGTGGTGAGTTTTTCAGTTGGTCATTTTGTGCGTGGTGTTGACCTGCCTACGTCAGAGTGGCTGCTGTCAGCAGCTCTACTCATGTTTGCTATGCTGTGCTTTTTGCCTTTTGGTTTGCTACTATCTACCGTAAAGTCCAGCGAAACCATGTCTGCAGTCGGAAATCTTCTCTACATCGGCTTAGCTATGCTTGGTGGCATGTGGATGTCTTTAACTATGTTTCCTGACTGGTTGCAGGCAATCAGCAAGTGCACACCGACCTATCACTTTTATCATTTGGTTACAAGCTACCTCAAAAATGGTACAATAATAAACACATCATTTTTCGTCCTCATCGCTTATGCACTTGGTGCTATGCTGCTGCTATTTTGGACGAGTCAGAAAAAGGAGTTTGGAGACCGTTGA
- a CDS encoding sensor histidine kinase — protein sequence MKKHPLSFIRYDVALLFLVFALSSIYDWKSAILVIPATILFAIAYLFLVRDILAKCDWLFWLLILAYIYGMVVFGDVNFVWYFFFATNLLVYKFNASWFSWQFILFYLTLFGAVTTVVVRDGMTAVNAMQLLVVLVFIMGITVASKKDHQARLIKQELVEKNRTINILSAENERNRIGRDLHDTLGHTFAMMTLKTELALKQLENKQYESAKQQIEAINRISHESMYEVREIVNNLKYRTVAEELQEIERLFDLSGISLQLTNKLELESLSPVLQSTITMVLRELTNNVVKHSEARHCRLTLGRDSNSKLFIECEDDGVGFKELTGQELKSIRERLQLVNGTSQVVSLRHPTIVRIELQESSGKKSR from the coding sequence TTGAAAAAACACCCCTTGTCATTTATTCGCTACGATGTCGCTTTGCTGTTTCTTGTTTTTGCGCTGAGTTCCATTTATGACTGGAAGAGCGCTATTCTTGTGATTCCTGCGACTATCCTATTTGCCATAGCTTACCTCTTTTTGGTACGAGATATTTTAGCGAAATGCGACTGGCTGTTTTGGCTTCTTATCCTTGCTTACATCTATGGCATGGTGGTTTTTGGCGATGTCAACTTTGTCTGGTACTTTTTCTTTGCGACTAACCTTTTGGTTTACAAGTTCAACGCTAGCTGGTTTTCTTGGCAATTCATTCTCTTTTATCTGACCCTTTTTGGTGCTGTTACGACAGTGGTTGTGAGAGACGGCATGACAGCGGTAAATGCCATGCAGCTTTTGGTTGTGCTGGTCTTTATCATGGGGATTACAGTAGCCTCTAAAAAAGACCATCAGGCACGTCTCATCAAGCAGGAGTTGGTGGAGAAGAACCGCACCATAAACATCTTGTCTGCTGAAAATGAGCGCAATCGTATCGGACGTGATTTGCATGATACACTTGGGCATACTTTTGCTATGATGACGCTAAAGACTGAGCTTGCCCTAAAGCAGCTGGAAAACAAGCAGTATGAGAGCGCTAAGCAGCAAATCGAGGCCATCAATCGTATCAGCCACGAGTCCATGTATGAAGTCAGAGAGATTGTCAATAATCTCAAGTACCGTACGGTAGCTGAGGAACTGCAGGAGATTGAGCGTTTGTTTGACCTGTCTGGGATTAGTTTGCAGCTGACAAACAAGCTAGAACTTGAGAGCTTGTCGCCTGTGCTGCAGTCGACCATCACCATGGTTTTACGTGAGCTGACTAATAACGTTGTCAAGCATAGTGAGGCAAGGCATTGTCGCTTGACCTTGGGACGTGACAGTAACAGCAAGCTCTTTATTGAGTGCGAGGATGATGGCGTCGGCTTTAAGGAGCTGACTGGGCAGGAGCTTAAAAGCATTCGTGAGCGCTTGCAGTTGGTCAATGGGACTAGTCAAGTTGTTTCCTTGAGACATCCGACTATTGTCCGTATTGAGTTACAAGAGTCTAGTGGTAAAAAGTCAAGATAA